The Gemmatimonadaceae bacterium genome window below encodes:
- a CDS encoding gluconate 2-dehydrogenase subunit 3 family protein gives METGDGRRETGDARSADGASTDGVNRRDALKVMAAAASLPILEGMAGTDVEAQTAAPAATVASQPARLSSGPRGTASDPDLLRPKKDWPRKLFASELVTLAALCDVIIPADAKSPSASAVGVPAYINEHVSAPYDGNARDLVRVRGGVSWLNLESTKRFGRTFAKLTNAQKTAICDDICFLPKAKPEFQAGARFFDLVRDLSATAFYTTDAGMKDIGYVGNVALPKWDLPPAAVLKHLGLL, from the coding sequence ATGGAGACGGGAGACGGGAGACGGGAGACGGGAGACGCGCGATCGGCGGATGGTGCGTCGACGGACGGCGTGAATCGACGCGACGCGCTGAAGGTGATGGCGGCGGCGGCGAGTCTGCCGATTCTCGAAGGCATGGCCGGCACGGACGTGGAGGCACAAACGGCGGCACCGGCGGCCACTGTTGCGTCGCAACCAGCGCGACTCTCGTCGGGACCGCGCGGCACGGCCAGTGATCCGGACTTGTTGCGACCCAAGAAGGACTGGCCGCGCAAGTTGTTTGCGTCGGAATTGGTGACGCTGGCCGCGCTGTGCGATGTGATCATTCCCGCCGATGCGAAATCGCCAAGTGCGTCGGCGGTGGGGGTGCCGGCCTACATCAACGAACACGTGAGCGCACCGTATGACGGCAATGCGCGTGACCTGGTACGGGTGCGCGGTGGTGTGTCGTGGCTCAACCTGGAAAGCACGAAGCGATTTGGTCGCACATTTGCCAAGCTCACGAACGCGCAGAAGACGGCCATTTGCGACGACATCTGTTTCTTGCCCAAGGCGAAGCCGGAATTCCAGGCCGGCGCGCGGTTCTTCGACCTGGTGCGCGACCTGTCGGCGACCGCGTTCTACACCACCGATGCCGGCATGAAGGACATCGGGTACGTGGGGAACGTGGCGCTGCCCAAGTGGGATCTCCCTCCGGCGGCCGTGCTGAAGCATCTGGGTCTGCTGTAG